TTTATCCAATAATGTTCCTGAAAATAAAAAGGAAGGCATTAGAAAATCAGGAGGAAATGTGATTGTTTATGGAGATAGTCAGGATGAAGCTAAAATTAAAGCTGAAGAATTAAACAATAGTGAAGGACGTTCTATTGTTCCACCATTTGATGATACACATATCATCTCCGGTCAGGGTACAATTGGTCTGGAAATAATGCAGGAAATACCTGATTTGGATAGTGTAATAGTTCCTTTAAGTGGTGGTGGATTAATTAGTGGAATAGCTTTAGCAGTAAAATCAGTAAATCCTGAGTGTAAAGTATATGGTGTTTCAATGGATAGAGGTGCAGCAATGTATGAA
Above is a window of Halanaerobiales bacterium DNA encoding:
- a CDS encoding pyridoxal-phosphate dependent enzyme, with protein sequence MGLKNLELKNIYEASNKVYKIARKTPLYKTVDLSDELGSEIYYKLEFLQDTGSFKVRGASNFALNLSTEKLKKGLVTYSTGNHGRAVSHVAKTLGTDAKVCLSNNVPENKKEGIRKSGGNVIVYGDSQDEAKIKAEELNNSEGRSIVPPFDDTHIISGQGTIGLEIMQEIPDLDSVIVPLSGGGLISGIALAVKSVNPECKVYGVSMDRGAAMYE